From Serinicoccus profundi, the proteins below share one genomic window:
- a CDS encoding rhodanese-like domain-containing protein, with product MSDIPSIAVTDLADDATVVDVREPEEWAAGHAPGAVHLPLGDLPARIDELPETPASLAVVCRSGGRSGRAVEWLVQQGFDVVNVDGGMQAWDRAGKPLVGGADGQDPSVL from the coding sequence ATGAGCGACATTCCCAGCATCGCCGTCACCGATCTCGCCGACGACGCCACGGTCGTGGACGTCCGGGAGCCAGAGGAGTGGGCGGCCGGCCACGCGCCGGGCGCCGTGCACCTCCCCCTCGGCGACCTGCCCGCGCGCATCGACGAGCTGCCCGAGACCCCCGCGTCGCTCGCCGTGGTCTGCCGCAGCGGTGGGCGCTCCGGCCGCGCCGTGGAGTGGCTCGTCCAGCAGGGCTTCGACGTGGTCAACGTGGACGGTGGGATGCAGGCGTGGGACCGCGCGGGCAAGCCGCTCGTCGGCGGGGCCGACGGGCAGGACCCCTCGGTCCTCTGA
- a CDS encoding SAF domain-containing protein: MTTATSGATPSRLPARTRDKRPALALLALLLVLVGALGSALLVYRTGNRVQVLVANDTIRQGQQVTEDDFGVAEIAFEDGAQVVSADSLQRFVGSQAVSTIPAGSLVSGQMFTPSELAPAGAQQVGVVIASPGRPSDAVEAGDIVRVFATAQESAVAAAEDATELVGAAKVVAVGAQVDTSDTIHVTLLLPEDVVASVVTASVTGTAALAVLPADTAPVVDWRTE, translated from the coding sequence ATGACCACCGCCACCTCAGGTGCGACGCCCTCGCGCCTGCCCGCGCGCACCCGCGACAAGCGGCCGGCCCTCGCGCTGCTCGCGCTCCTCCTCGTCCTGGTCGGGGCGCTCGGCAGCGCGCTCCTGGTCTACCGCACGGGCAACCGGGTGCAGGTCCTCGTCGCCAACGACACGATCCGCCAGGGCCAGCAGGTCACCGAGGACGACTTCGGGGTCGCCGAGATCGCCTTCGAGGACGGTGCCCAGGTGGTGAGCGCCGACTCCCTCCAGCGCTTCGTCGGCTCCCAGGCGGTGAGCACTATCCCCGCGGGCAGCCTGGTGTCCGGGCAGATGTTCACCCCCTCCGAGCTCGCGCCCGCCGGCGCCCAGCAGGTCGGTGTGGTCATCGCCTCCCCGGGTCGGCCCTCGGATGCCGTCGAGGCGGGCGACATCGTGCGCGTCTTCGCCACGGCGCAGGAGTCGGCCGTCGCCGCCGCCGAGGACGCGACCGAGCTGGTCGGTGCGGCCAAGGTGGTCGCGGTCGGCGCGCAGGTCGACACCAGCGACACCATCCACGTGACCCTGCTGCTGCCCGAGGACGTCGTCGCCTCCGTGGTGACGGCCAGCGTGACCGGCACCGCGGCCCTGGCGGTGCTCCCGGCCGACACCGCACCGGTGGTCGACTGGCGCACGGAGTGA
- a CDS encoding CpaF family protein, translating to MSTSSPLLAGATPEQQQEMNQLVRTLRSQVADRLNQQRRRDEVAGRSPMSSEDERHFARSLIVQVLEDHATLMITEGRVPPTAEEEERVAAAIHAALFGVGRLQPLLEDREVENIDINGCDRVFVGYADGHEETAPPVADSDEELIELIQILAANVGLTSRPFDSANPQLDLRLPDGSRLSAVMGVCQRPSLSIRRARLGQVSLEDLLATNTFNEDVMRFLKAAVAARKNIMIAGSTNSGKTTMLRAMAAEIPSEERLITVERALELGLDKFEDQHPNVVAFEERLPNSEGVGMVTMAELVRRSLRMNPSRVIVGEVLGDEIVTMLNAMSQGNDGSLSTIHANSSMEVFNRIATYALQAEENLPVEATHMLIAGSVNFVVFLRKKNEHATGGGLRRGVQSIREVTGVDGRVLSSEVFAAGPDGVARAKAPIECIDDLVPFGYTPTPVTRWD from the coding sequence ATGAGCACCTCGTCCCCCCTGCTCGCCGGCGCGACCCCCGAGCAGCAGCAGGAGATGAACCAGCTGGTCCGCACCCTGCGCTCGCAGGTCGCCGACCGGCTCAACCAGCAGCGCCGCCGCGACGAGGTCGCCGGCCGCTCGCCGATGAGCAGCGAGGACGAGCGTCACTTCGCCCGCTCGCTCATCGTGCAGGTCCTCGAGGACCACGCCACCCTCATGATCACCGAGGGACGGGTGCCCCCGACGGCGGAGGAGGAGGAGCGGGTCGCGGCCGCGATCCACGCTGCGCTCTTCGGTGTCGGTCGGCTCCAGCCGCTCCTGGAGGACCGTGAGGTCGAGAACATCGACATCAACGGCTGCGACCGCGTCTTCGTGGGGTATGCCGACGGTCACGAGGAGACGGCCCCACCGGTCGCGGACAGCGACGAGGAGCTCATCGAGCTCATCCAGATCCTCGCGGCCAACGTCGGCCTGACCTCGCGCCCCTTCGACTCGGCCAACCCCCAGCTCGACCTGCGGCTGCCGGACGGCTCGCGCCTGTCGGCGGTCATGGGCGTCTGCCAGCGACCCTCCCTGTCGATCCGCCGCGCGCGGCTGGGCCAGGTGAGCCTGGAGGACCTCCTCGCGACCAACACGTTCAACGAGGACGTCATGCGCTTCCTCAAGGCGGCGGTCGCGGCCCGCAAGAACATCATGATCGCCGGGTCGACCAACTCGGGCAAGACGACGATGCTGCGCGCGATGGCGGCGGAGATCCCGTCCGAGGAGCGGCTCATCACCGTGGAGCGGGCGCTGGAGCTGGGGCTCGACAAGTTCGAGGACCAGCACCCCAACGTCGTCGCCTTCGAGGAGCGGCTGCCCAACTCCGAGGGCGTCGGCATGGTGACGATGGCCGAGCTGGTTCGTCGCAGCCTGCGCATGAACCCCTCGCGGGTCATCGTCGGTGAGGTCCTGGGTGATGAGATCGTCACGATGCTCAACGCCATGAGCCAGGGCAACGACGGGTCGCTGTCGACGATCCACGCCAACTCCTCGATGGAGGTCTTCAACCGCATCGCGACGTATGCGTTGCAGGCCGAGGAGAACCTTCCCGTCGAGGCCACGCACATGCTCATCGCCGGGTCGGTCAACTTCGTCGTCTTCCTGCGCAAGAAGAACGAGCACGCCACGGGTGGCGGCCTCCGCCGCGGGGTGCAGTCGATCCGCGAGGTCACCGGCGTCGACGGCCGGGTGCTCTCCTCCGAGGTCTTCGCGGCCGGTCCCGACGGGGTCGCGCGGGCCAAGGCCCCGATCGAGTGCATCGATGACCTGGTGCCCTTCGGCTACACGCCGACGCCGGTCACCCGGTGGGACTGA
- a CDS encoding type II secretion system F family protein yields the protein MSAMIWPMLAGGLVGLGLYLFIRILLRPRPGVATLVARIDAGSRSMQTHTLSDYDSSFSEMSSRGRSVMTALADRFEVLAAQRGWQMNRHRADLTILNRSVGAMLALKVVSGTIMLLVGPLVWGALRLGGLDVGPTMPLGLGLLLGLLGFFLPDFSLRAEAEQRRREFRRTVGIFLDLVSMNLAGGRGLPEALLAASSVSDHWSVVRIRQTLANARLFGTTPWEALGRLGKDIGLEELESLSGALVLAADDGAKIRQSLSARATTMRRKALSEAEGDEGERSQSMLIAQMLLVIAFLVYLAYPALVALMSERAI from the coding sequence ATGAGCGCGATGATCTGGCCGATGCTCGCCGGGGGGCTGGTCGGGCTGGGCCTCTACCTCTTCATCCGCATCCTGCTGCGCCCGCGCCCGGGTGTCGCGACGCTGGTGGCCCGCATCGACGCCGGCTCCCGCTCGATGCAGACCCACACGCTGTCCGACTACGACTCCTCGTTCTCGGAGATGAGCAGCCGTGGCCGCTCGGTCATGACGGCCCTGGCCGACCGCTTCGAGGTCCTCGCCGCGCAGCGCGGGTGGCAGATGAACCGCCACCGCGCCGATCTCACGATCCTCAACCGCAGTGTCGGCGCCATGCTCGCCCTCAAGGTCGTGAGCGGCACGATCATGCTGCTCGTCGGTCCGCTGGTCTGGGGTGCGCTGCGCCTGGGCGGCCTGGACGTCGGACCGACGATGCCGCTGGGCCTCGGGCTCCTGCTCGGGCTGCTCGGCTTCTTCCTGCCCGACTTCTCGCTGCGCGCCGAGGCCGAGCAGCGTCGGCGCGAGTTCCGCCGCACGGTCGGTATCTTCCTCGACCTCGTCTCGATGAACCTCGCCGGTGGGCGTGGCCTGCCCGAGGCGCTGCTCGCGGCGTCCTCGGTGAGCGATCACTGGTCGGTCGTGCGGATCCGTCAGACGCTGGCCAACGCCCGGCTCTTCGGCACCACCCCCTGGGAGGCCCTCGGCCGGCTGGGCAAGGACATCGGCCTGGAGGAGCTGGAGAGCCTCTCCGGGGCCCTGGTGCTCGCGGCCGACGACGGCGCCAAGATCCGGCAGTCGCTGTCGGCGCGGGCCACGACGATGCGGCGCAAGGCGCTCTCCGAGGCCGAGGGTGATGAGGGTGAGCGCTCGCAGTCGATGCTCATCGCCCAGATGCTGCTCGTCATCGCCTTCCTCGTCTACCTCGCCTACCCCGCTCTCGTGGCGCTCATGTCAGAACGGGCGATCTGA
- a CDS encoding LysM peptidoglycan-binding domain-containing protein — protein MSTTTPKRPASERRKTSGFQPRTAADHLPRAEASERHVGKGLAALLGMLVLVVGVPVGLVLLVGNPLPTSAPSLDWLTAPVTAEALINIVAVLVWLVWAHFVVCLVAEWRAVRAGRLPGMVPAGGGSQLVARRLIAGVLLLAGTATMTGQAPGQTGAPAASVVSTAEAGASAEQGARGGLTVGEVGTIEQASAGATEDDAARESARSSVTVTKFYEVKPPAGRHHDTLWDIADRTMGDPYRYKELYQLNKDRVQPDGRKLQDADLIQPGWQLVMPSDATGPDITSVRTQAPAATPAAPATTPDTSRAVLDEVGGRTAQVAADAAGGAGSEAVDRAGDLDVSSSSSDSGAGPVAVPDGQEVPLGDLALGGGMVLAGLALALSTRRGPYGDPGAAEQALRLAADGGRAELLDRGLRVLAAERVEQGLALPDAAAVYVGDDQVIVHLAGGGEHAAPPAPWQQTEEGGVWVLRAADLAGYPVDGPAPWPGLVNVARSHGFDLLIDLEYAPGLVSIGGDQQVAREVALSTVVDLVTHPWSDGTRVTLVGFAGSSADTLAELAPGRIDQVRSIEEALQVGRRDTDARRTLLRRLGVDGVLAGRSAGAGGDLRPHVIVLSGSPGPQEAQQLTELLAAGRTGVSVVCVGQTLAARWRFAVDASGHLDLGVLGLTGTARRLRHGDLETVAGWVRDTAEDGREASARAAALGPADAVATLPESGRAHVDAAASMQDRQEARAHVGLLGPVVVHAQGQVNPAREELLTELVTLVALHPEGVHDAVLRISLWPRGVDDDVVEATLASATQWLGTREDGSPLLDRDDSGRWRLGREVHVDWLELAALAGRRGVEPQRLAEVLGQARGETFSGTPGTRYSWLAFHQAARDARVVVTAVARHAASGLASLGDTGGAERVLRDGLTLVPRAQALWRDLLRLLGGSDPDSAARVVREMTLALGDTALEPETVSLAQHLTPDLRELG, from the coding sequence ATGAGCACCACCACACCGAAGCGTCCCGCGAGCGAGCGCCGCAAGACCTCGGGCTTCCAGCCGCGCACCGCGGCCGACCACCTGCCTCGGGCGGAAGCGTCCGAGCGGCACGTCGGCAAGGGCCTCGCGGCCCTCCTGGGGATGCTGGTCCTCGTCGTCGGCGTGCCCGTCGGCCTGGTCCTCCTCGTGGGCAACCCGCTGCCCACGTCTGCGCCGAGCCTGGACTGGTTGACCGCCCCGGTCACCGCCGAGGCCCTCATCAACATCGTGGCCGTCCTCGTCTGGTTGGTGTGGGCCCACTTCGTGGTCTGCCTGGTCGCCGAGTGGCGCGCCGTGCGGGCCGGGCGGCTGCCCGGCATGGTGCCCGCCGGTGGTGGGTCCCAGCTCGTGGCGCGCCGGCTCATCGCCGGGGTCCTGCTCCTGGCCGGCACGGCCACCATGACGGGTCAGGCACCGGGCCAGACCGGCGCCCCGGCGGCCTCCGTGGTCAGCACCGCCGAGGCCGGTGCCTCGGCCGAGCAGGGCGCCCGTGGCGGGCTCACGGTCGGTGAGGTGGGGACGATCGAGCAGGCCTCGGCGGGCGCCACCGAGGACGACGCCGCCCGGGAGTCGGCGAGGTCCAGCGTCACCGTGACCAAGTTCTACGAGGTCAAGCCGCCCGCTGGTCGCCACCACGACACCCTGTGGGACATCGCGGACCGCACCATGGGCGACCCCTACCGCTACAAGGAGCTCTACCAGCTCAACAAGGACCGCGTGCAGCCCGACGGCCGCAAGCTCCAGGACGCCGACCTCATCCAGCCGGGGTGGCAGCTCGTCATGCCCTCCGACGCGACCGGTCCGGACATCACCTCGGTGCGTACCCAGGCCCCGGCGGCCACTCCCGCCGCGCCTGCCACGACCCCCGACACCTCGCGGGCCGTGCTCGACGAGGTCGGCGGCCGCACGGCGCAGGTCGCGGCGGATGCCGCGGGTGGCGCCGGCTCCGAGGCGGTCGACCGGGCGGGCGACCTCGACGTCTCTTCGTCCTCGTCCGACTCCGGGGCCGGGCCGGTGGCGGTGCCGGACGGCCAGGAGGTCCCGCTCGGTGACCTCGCCCTCGGGGGAGGCATGGTCCTGGCGGGGCTGGCCCTCGCCCTGTCCACCCGCCGGGGCCCCTACGGCGACCCGGGCGCGGCAGAGCAGGCACTACGGCTCGCGGCGGACGGCGGTCGCGCCGAGCTGCTCGACCGCGGTCTGCGGGTCCTGGCGGCCGAACGCGTCGAGCAGGGCCTGGCCCTTCCTGACGCCGCAGCGGTCTACGTCGGCGACGACCAGGTCATCGTGCACCTCGCGGGCGGCGGCGAGCACGCCGCGCCCCCCGCCCCCTGGCAGCAGACCGAGGAGGGCGGCGTCTGGGTCCTGCGCGCCGCCGACCTCGCCGGTTACCCCGTCGACGGTCCGGCGCCCTGGCCCGGACTGGTCAACGTCGCACGCTCGCACGGCTTCGACCTGCTCATCGACCTGGAGTACGCCCCGGGCCTGGTCAGCATCGGGGGCGACCAGCAGGTGGCCCGCGAGGTCGCCCTGTCTACGGTCGTCGACCTCGTCACCCACCCCTGGTCGGACGGCACCCGGGTCACGCTGGTCGGCTTCGCCGGCAGCAGCGCCGACACGCTCGCCGAGCTCGCGCCGGGCCGCATCGACCAGGTGCGCTCGATCGAGGAGGCCCTGCAGGTCGGCCGCCGCGACACCGACGCACGCCGCACCCTGCTGCGCCGCCTGGGCGTCGACGGCGTCCTGGCCGGCCGCTCCGCCGGCGCCGGGGGCGACCTCCGGCCGCACGTCATCGTGCTGTCGGGCAGCCCCGGTCCGCAGGAGGCCCAGCAGCTCACCGAGCTGCTCGCGGCCGGGCGCACCGGGGTGTCCGTGGTGTGCGTGGGTCAGACCCTCGCCGCCCGGTGGAGGTTCGCCGTGGATGCGTCCGGCCACCTCGACCTCGGCGTGCTCGGCCTCACCGGCACCGCCCGTCGGCTCCGTCACGGTGACCTGGAGACGGTGGCCGGCTGGGTCAGGGACACCGCGGAGGACGGCCGCGAAGCCTCCGCCCGGGCCGCGGCGCTGGGACCCGCGGATGCCGTGGCCACCCTGCCGGAGTCCGGGCGCGCCCACGTCGACGCCGCGGCCTCGATGCAGGACCGCCAGGAGGCCCGCGCCCACGTCGGGCTCCTGGGGCCGGTGGTCGTCCACGCGCAGGGGCAGGTCAACCCGGCCCGTGAGGAGCTGCTCACCGAGCTCGTCACGCTCGTGGCCCTGCACCCCGAGGGCGTCCACGACGCGGTGCTGCGCATCTCGCTGTGGCCGCGAGGCGTCGACGACGACGTGGTCGAGGCGACCCTGGCGTCGGCGACCCAGTGGCTGGGCACCCGCGAGGACGGCAGCCCCCTGCTGGACCGCGACGACTCCGGCCGGTGGCGCCTGGGCCGCGAGGTGCACGTCGACTGGCTGGAGCTCGCCGCCCTGGCCGGGCGGCGCGGCGTCGAGCCGCAGCGCTTGGCCGAGGTCCTGGGCCAGGCCCGCGGTGAGACCTTCTCCGGCACGCCCGGCACCCGCTACAGCTGGCTGGCCTTCCACCAGGCCGCCCGCGACGCGCGCGTCGTCGTCACCGCGGTGGCCCGGCACGCCGCCTCCGGCCTCGCCTCCTTGGGTGACACGGGTGGCGCCGAGCGGGTGCTGCGTGACGGGCTGACCCTCGTCCCGCGGGCCCAGGCCCTGTGGCGTGACCTGCTGCGGCTGCTCGGGGGCTCCGACCCCGACAGCGCGGCGCGGGTGGTGCGGGAGATGACCCTGGCCCTGGGTGACACCGCGCTCGAGCCGGAGACCGTCTCGCTGGCCCAGCACCTCACCCCGGATCTGCGCGAGCTGGGGTGA
- a CDS encoding Fpg/Nei family DNA glycosylase — protein MPELPEVQALTDFLSERVTGRVVTDVELGSIAVLKTFDPPPSALVGAPVDGVSRHGKFVDVDVDGTHLVFHLARAGWLRWYDEVPGTMIRPGKSPIALRVRLDDGAGFDLTEAGTKKGLAAYVVRDSADVAGVASLGPDPLADDFDEAAFAALLAGRRTQIKGVLRDQSVIAGVGNAYSDEILHAARLSPFALAAGLSEEQVAVLYQALRTTLEAAVMAAEGKPAAQLKDAKRAGMNVHGRTGEACPVCGDTVHEVAFADSSLQYCPTCQTGGKPLADRRMSRLLR, from the coding sequence ATGCCCGAGCTGCCCGAGGTGCAGGCCCTCACCGACTTCCTGTCCGAGCGGGTGACGGGGCGGGTCGTCACCGATGTCGAGCTGGGCTCCATCGCCGTCCTCAAGACCTTCGACCCGCCGCCGAGCGCCCTGGTCGGCGCCCCGGTCGACGGGGTGTCGAGGCACGGCAAGTTCGTCGATGTCGACGTCGACGGCACGCATCTGGTCTTCCACCTCGCCCGGGCCGGCTGGCTGCGCTGGTATGACGAGGTGCCCGGCACGATGATCCGGCCCGGCAAGAGCCCGATCGCCTTGCGGGTGCGCCTCGACGACGGCGCCGGCTTCGACCTCACGGAGGCGGGGACCAAGAAGGGTCTGGCGGCCTATGTCGTCCGCGACTCCGCCGACGTGGCGGGGGTGGCCTCGCTCGGCCCCGACCCGCTCGCCGACGACTTCGACGAGGCCGCCTTCGCGGCGCTGCTCGCCGGGCGGCGCACCCAGATCAAGGGGGTGCTGCGCGACCAGTCGGTCATCGCCGGGGTGGGCAACGCCTACTCCGACGAGATCCTCCACGCGGCGCGGCTCTCGCCCTTCGCCCTCGCGGCGGGGCTGAGCGAGGAGCAGGTGGCCGTGCTCTACCAGGCGCTGCGCACGACGCTGGAGGCGGCGGTGATGGCGGCCGAGGGCAAGCCTGCGGCGCAGCTCAAGGACGCCAAGCGGGCGGGGATGAATGTCCACGGCCGCACCGGCGAGGCGTGCCCGGTGTGCGGTGACACCGTGCACGAGGTCGCCTTCGCCGACTCCTCGCTGCAGTACTGCCCCACCTGTCAGACCGGCGGCAAGCCGCTGGCCGACCGCCGCATGTCCCGCCTGCTGCGCTGA
- a CDS encoding TadE/TadG family type IV pilus assembly protein — MGRHTATRERGSIALEFAFAAPIILLMLALAWTFGRVAWANGHLEAGTRDAARVATQARSMQEARSSAMAVLRENTQAIDGCPRSLTMQISGDFEPGSTLTVEASCTYSLSDIGMPGAPGRVSPSSSFASVVDRYRGVAP; from the coding sequence ATGGGACGGCATACCGCCACCCGCGAGCGCGGATCCATCGCGCTCGAGTTCGCCTTCGCCGCGCCCATCATCCTGCTGATGCTCGCGCTCGCCTGGACTTTCGGACGGGTCGCGTGGGCCAACGGTCACCTCGAGGCCGGCACCCGTGACGCCGCGCGGGTCGCCACCCAGGCCCGCTCGATGCAGGAGGCCCGCTCCAGCGCGATGGCGGTGCTCCGGGAGAACACCCAGGCGATCGACGGGTGCCCACGCAGCCTCACGATGCAGATCTCCGGCGACTTCGAGCCCGGGTCGACCCTCACCGTTGAGGCGAGCTGCACCTACTCCCTCTCCGACATCGGTATGCCGGGTGCCCCGGGGCGGGTCTCGCCCTCCTCCTCCTTCGCCTCGGTCGTGGACCGGTACCGCGGGGTGGCCCCGTGA
- a CDS encoding TadE/TadG family type IV pilus assembly protein produces the protein MNRLVTSLRADAERGSILPLIPIMALALLMIAGLVIDASRQLNARSQAVAYAEEAARAGAQAIEPEPPATLDPQEARRNVRDYCAQVLQRQAVTSCGVTDIQPADDSPRPYTMVVRVQTQIPTTLLGMVGVRSLSASGEGRAEPVAGELLEPAPEPDPDPDPLPGPGDPEPDPDPGPAPGPDPEPDPEPGPLPEP, from the coding sequence GTGAACCGGCTCGTGACGTCCCTGCGGGCCGATGCCGAGCGCGGCTCGATCCTCCCGCTCATCCCCATCATGGCGTTGGCCCTGCTCATGATCGCCGGGCTCGTCATCGACGCCTCCCGGCAGCTCAACGCCCGCAGCCAGGCCGTGGCGTATGCCGAGGAGGCCGCTCGGGCGGGGGCCCAGGCGATCGAGCCGGAGCCGCCGGCCACGCTGGACCCGCAGGAGGCCCGCCGCAACGTGCGCGACTACTGCGCCCAGGTCCTGCAGCGCCAGGCCGTGACCAGCTGCGGCGTCACCGACATCCAGCCGGCCGACGACAGCCCGCGGCCCTACACCATGGTGGTCCGGGTCCAGACGCAGATCCCGACGACCCTCCTGGGCATGGTCGGCGTCCGCAGCCTGAGCGCCTCGGGGGAGGGCCGCGCCGAGCCGGTCGCCGGGGAGCTCCTCGAGCCCGCGCCCGAGCCGGACCCCGATCCCGATCCGCTCCCCGGCCCGGGTGACCCCGAGCCGGACCCCGACCCCGGTCCGGCCCCCGGACCTGACCCTGAACCCGACCCCGAGCCAGGACCCCTCCCAGAACCATGA
- a CDS encoding HAD family hydrolase, with protein MSTPRPAPLCIGTRVVVRHLIEGGERATDTVGELVCSTDVDVVVRSRQGDVSIARADVVVAKEVPPPPWRLAAFLRRAGVAVLDLDGVLRAFDAEGARSRSERELGLDHLGFLDVAFDLPSARAMVIGDGTYAGWVADLRARLLELGHAEPLVTRAMERWERDRGTPIASTVELLEEIAGRGTPTFVFTNGTDRVPHELEQIGLGHLVPMLLNSHVLGFAKPAPEAYAVAHAEIERRLGRPVGRAEVHFTDDRVGNVDAAREFGWQAQVFAPPR; from the coding sequence ATGTCGACGCCCCGTCCCGCACCCCTTTGCATCGGCACCCGGGTCGTCGTGCGGCACCTCATCGAGGGCGGCGAGCGGGCGACCGACACGGTGGGCGAGCTCGTCTGCTCCACCGACGTCGACGTCGTCGTCCGGAGCCGCCAGGGTGACGTGTCGATCGCGCGGGCGGACGTCGTCGTGGCCAAGGAGGTGCCTCCGCCCCCGTGGCGACTGGCCGCCTTCCTGCGGCGGGCCGGGGTGGCCGTGCTGGACCTGGACGGGGTGCTGCGGGCCTTCGACGCCGAGGGCGCACGCTCCCGCAGCGAACGCGAGCTGGGGCTGGACCACCTGGGTTTCCTCGACGTGGCGTTCGACCTTCCGTCAGCACGGGCCATGGTCATCGGCGACGGCACGTATGCCGGGTGGGTCGCAGACCTGCGGGCGCGACTGCTCGAGCTCGGTCACGCCGAGCCACTGGTGACGAGGGCGATGGAGCGCTGGGAGCGCGACCGGGGAACCCCCATCGCGTCGACCGTCGAGCTGCTCGAAGAGATCGCGGGCCGCGGCACCCCGACGTTCGTCTTCACCAACGGCACCGACCGCGTGCCGCACGAGCTGGAGCAGATCGGCCTGGGGCACCTCGTGCCGATGCTGCTCAACTCCCACGTGCTGGGCTTCGCCAAGCCGGCACCCGAGGCGTATGCCGTGGCGCACGCCGAGATCGAGCGGCGCCTCGGGCGGCCGGTCGGTCGGGCGGAGGTGCACTTCACCGACGACCGCGTCGGCAACGTCGATGCGGCGCGGGAGTTCGGCTGGCAGGCGCAGGTGTTCGCCCCACCGAGGTGA
- a CDS encoding TadE/TadG family type IV pilus assembly protein, giving the protein MLARRRPLTRVRRERRDVADRGTSALELAIIAPVLLSLIFFSLQAAFFFYGRAAATHAAREGVSMLRLAEDQADYAALQPDALARTERFAANVGGPGLVAPEVSSTYLEEADGTARVTVTVTGRVITLVPGLRLNATADASGTVERFLEPERIP; this is encoded by the coding sequence ATGCTCGCACGCCGCCGCCCGCTGACGCGGGTGCGGCGGGAGCGCCGGGACGTCGCGGACCGTGGCACCTCGGCGCTCGAGCTGGCGATCATCGCCCCCGTCCTGCTCTCGCTGATCTTCTTCAGCCTGCAGGCCGCCTTCTTCTTCTACGGTCGGGCCGCCGCCACGCACGCCGCCCGCGAAGGAGTCTCCATGCTGCGTCTTGCTGAGGACCAGGCCGACTACGCCGCCCTGCAGCCGGACGCCTTGGCCCGGACGGAGCGCTTCGCGGCCAACGTCGGCGGCCCGGGGCTGGTGGCGCCCGAGGTGAGCAGCACCTACCTCGAGGAGGCCGACGGCACCGCCCGGGTGACGGTCACGGTGACCGGGCGGGTCATCACCCTCGTGCCCGGCCTGCGGCTCAACGCCACGGCGGACGCCTCCGGCACCGTGGAGCGCTTCCTCGAGCCCGAGCGCATCCCCTAG
- a CDS encoding type II secretion system F family protein: MGQLYTLLLPMATGAVVGLGLYVAVLAVVGLPERDPSTPRQFSGVTLGGISRRLVVGITVGLLVLLLTRWVVAAIGVGLLAGLWDQLTGDARAETAGINKLESLATWTESLRDTIAGAVGLEQAIPATAVNAGPSIRSSLNLLVDRLRIREPLSEALIHFAEDLDDPSADVICSALVLNARLRGPGLRDVLGALAVSTREELDMRRRISAGRRSIRRSVKIIVIIVLSVMGGLAFFNRVYVEPYGTLAGQGVLLVVAALFAGGLLWMRRLSEPQKLSRFLVVNREARARDMEQLLDDVREGAQTGRAGRGGRGGRG; encoded by the coding sequence ATGGGCCAGCTCTACACCCTGCTGCTGCCGATGGCGACCGGCGCGGTCGTCGGTCTCGGGCTGTATGTCGCGGTCCTGGCCGTGGTCGGGCTGCCCGAGCGGGACCCCTCGACGCCCCGGCAGTTCTCGGGGGTCACCCTCGGCGGGATCAGCCGGCGCCTGGTCGTCGGGATCACCGTGGGCCTGCTCGTGCTGCTGCTCACCCGGTGGGTCGTCGCGGCGATCGGGGTCGGTCTGCTGGCCGGCCTGTGGGACCAGCTGACCGGTGACGCCCGGGCCGAGACCGCCGGCATCAACAAGCTGGAGTCGCTCGCGACCTGGACCGAGTCGCTGCGCGACACCATCGCCGGTGCCGTCGGTCTGGAGCAGGCCATCCCCGCGACCGCGGTGAACGCCGGTCCCTCGATCCGGTCCTCGCTCAACCTGCTCGTCGACCGGCTGCGCATCCGCGAGCCGCTCTCCGAGGCGCTCATCCACTTCGCCGAGGACCTCGACGACCCCTCGGCCGACGTCATCTGCTCGGCGCTCGTGCTCAACGCCCGCCTGCGCGGCCCGGGCCTGCGCGACGTCCTCGGCGCGCTGGCCGTCTCCACCCGCGAGGAGCTGGACATGCGCCGGCGGATCTCCGCGGGGCGCCGCTCCATCCGTCGTTCGGTCAAGATCATCGTCATCATCGTGCTCTCGGTCATGGGCGGCCTGGCCTTCTTCAACCGGGTCTACGTCGAGCCCTACGGCACCCTCGCCGGCCAGGGCGTGCTCCTCGTGGTCGCCGCCCTCTTCGCCGGTGGTCTGCTTTGGATGCGCCGGCTCTCCGAGCCGCAGAAGCTCAGCCGCTTCCTCGTCGTCAACCGTGAGGCCCGAGCCCGCGACATGGAGCAGCTGCTCGACGACGTCCGCGAGGGCGCGCAGACCGGTCGGGCCGGCCGGGGTGGTCGAGGTGGTCGAGGATGA